A window from Triplophysa dalaica isolate WHDGS20190420 chromosome 3, ASM1584641v1, whole genome shotgun sequence encodes these proteins:
- the fam78ba gene encoding protein FAM78B, producing the protein MHILLKYVLFFPSLATLTPLISRTMGCIQSIACKPRIRRENIVVYEVSASIDQCPTVIEENSPIVLRYKTPYFRASAGIVMPPVPRNETWTVGWIQACTQMEFFNTYGDIGMSSWELPELREGRVKAISDSDGVSYPWYGNTTETVTLSGPTSKPSRLTVSMNDNFYPSVTWAVPISNSNTPMLTHITRDQSFITWLVALNADTKERIVLQTVRWRMRVDIEVDPSMPLGSRAKLMGRPHQEQPHILSNNEPIPPNALGRPNANDAQVLMWRPRRGQPLVVIPPK; encoded by the exons ATGCATATATTGCTCAAATACGTCCTCTTTTTTCCGTCGCTGGCCACATTGACACCCCTAATAAGCAGGACCATGGGTTGCATTCAGAGCATCGCCTGCAAGCCCCGCATCCGACGGGAGAACATAGTGGTCTATGAGGTGTCAGCGTCCATTGACCAATGCCCGACCGTCATTGAAGAGAATTCGCCCATTGTGTTGCGATACAAGACCCCTTACTTCAGAGCATCGGCTGGGATCGTGATGCCCCCCGTTCCCAGAAACGAAACATGGACTGTGGGATGGATTCAGGCGTGCACCCAAATGGAGTTCTTCAATACGTATGGTGATATTGGCAT GTCCAGCTGGGAGCTCCCAGAGCTTCGTGAAGGACGGGTAAAGGCGATCAGTGATTCGGATGGCGTCAGTTACCCCTGGTATGGTAACACTACTGAAACAGTGACTCTCTCAGGCCCCACATCCAAACCCTCCCGGCTAACAGTGAGCATGAACGACAACTTCTACCCTAGCGTGACATGGGCGGTGCCCATCAGCAACAGCAACACCCCCATGCTCACGCACATTACTCGGGACCAGAGCTTTATCACTTGGCTGGTGGCGCTCAATGCAGACACCAAAGAGCGGATCGTTCTTCAAACTGTACGCTGGCGTATGCGGGTGGACATTGAAGTGGACCCATCTATGCCTCTGGGCTCCCGTGCCAAACTCATGGGCCGGCCACACCAGGAACAACCACACATTCTTAGCAACAATGAACCCATACCACCCAACGCGCTGGGCAGGCCGAATGCCAACGATGCCCAGGTGCTAATGTGGCGGCCCCGGAGAGGACAACCACTGGTTGTTATACCACCAAAATAG
- the slc35a3b gene encoding solute carrier family 35 member A3b, with protein MNFIATKQGPLTLAAIPAPVEVSSISRSASASLKYASLGVLVLQTTSLVLTMRYSRTLQSEGPRYLPSSAVVCAEVLKIVTCMLLVFRDHSWSVRGLNRVLKEEIMNKPLLTLKLAIPSGIYTLQNNLLYVALSNLDAATYQVTYQLKILTTALFSVSMLGKRLGIYQWLSLVILMTGIALVQWPTDAASNSQQKDLTAGSQLVGLLAVLVACFSSGFAGVFFEKILKETKQSVWVRNIQLGLFGLIFGLVGVFVYDGERVQVNGLFQGYNMLTWTVVALQALGGLVIAAVIKYADNILKGFTTSISIILSTLISYLWLEDFEPTSVFFLGAVLVIAATFLYGYERATVANPS; from the exons ATGAATTTTATAGCG actaAACAGGGACCCTTGACCCTGGCTGCTATCCCTGCACCAGTTGAGGTGTCCAGTATATCCAGGTCAGCCTCCGCAAGTCTGAAGTATGCGTCTTTGGGGGTGCTGGTACTGCAGACCACCTCCCTGGTGCTAACCATGCGTTACTCCCGGACGCTGCAGTCCGAGGGTCCACGATACCTGCCGTCTTCTGCTGTTGTGTGTGCTGAAGTTCTTAAGATTGTTACATGCATGCTGCTTGTCTTCAGAGACCACA GTTGGAGTGTTCGTGGTCTGAACCGTGTGctgaaagaagaaataatgaaCAAGCCCCTGTTGACGCTAAAGTTGGCCATTCCATCTGGCATCTACACCCTGCAGAACAACCTCCTTTATGTGGCTCTGTCCAATCTAGATGCGGCTACTTACCAG GTTACATATCAACTCAAAATTCTCACCACAGCTCTGTTCTCAGTCTCAATGCTGGGTAAAAGACTTGGAATTTATCAGTGGCTCTCACTTGTCATTCTAATGACTGGCATTGCACTTGTCCAG TGGCCAACTGATGCTGCATCAAACAGCCAGCAGAAAGATCTGACTGCGGGTTCGCAGTTAGTGGGCCTGCTGGCTGTGCTCGTGGCCTGTTTCTCCAGCGGATTTGCTGGCGTGTTTTTTGAAAAGATCCTTAAAGAGACCAAGCAGAGTGTCTGGGTCCGTAATATCCAGCTAG GTTTGTTCGGACTTATTTTCGGACTTGTGGGAGTGTTTGTCTATGATGGTGAAAGAGTGCAGGTGAACGGACTCTTTCAAGGATACAACATGCTGACATGGACAGTTGTGGCTCTTCAG GCATTGGGTGGGTTGGTCATTGCAGCTGTCATCAAATATGCAGACAATATCCTGAAGGGGTTCACCACATCCATTTCAATCATTCTGTCCACACTCATCTCTTATTTGTGGTTGGAGGATTTTGAACCAACTAG TGTGTTCTTCCTGGGTGCTGTTCTAGTCATCGCTGCTACATTTCTATATGGTTACGAGAGAGCAACTGTTGCCAATCCCAGTTAA
- the cmpk gene encoding UMP-CMP kinase, with amino-acid sequence MIVGLLHRLSEKLPRVVHRISAMAKPQVVFVLGGPGAGKGTQCARIVETYSYTHLSAGDLLRQERSRKESEFGQLIDNYIKEGKIVPVEITINLLKKAMDETMKVDEKRFRFLIDGFPRNEDNLRGWNKVMDGKAIDKFVLFFDCGNEVCIDRCLERGKSSGRTDDNRECLEKRIETYLQSTRPIIKQYEQQGKVHTVDASRSVDEVFADVKKIFDKEG; translated from the exons ATGATTGTCGGATTGCTGCACAGGCTTTCGGAGAAACTTCCTCGCGTTGTTCACAGGATCAGTGCGATGGCGAAGCCGCAGGTTGTGTTTGTCTTGGGCGGGCCTGGCGCGGGGAAAGGGACACAATGCGCGAGAATCGTGGAG ACCTACAGCTATACTCACCTCTCTGCCGGAGACCTCCTGAGACAGGAACGCAGCCGCAAGGAGTCTGAGTTCGGTCAGCTCATTGACAACTACATCAAAGAGGGAAAAATCGTTCCGGTGGAAATCACCATCAACTTATTGAAAAAG GCAATGGACGAGACGATGAAAGTAGATGAGAAAAGGTTCCGCTTTCTTATCGACGGTTTCCCACGTAACGAAGACAACCTGCGGGGATGGAACAAAGTCATGGATGGAAAAGCAATTGATAAATTTGTTCTTTTCTTTGATTGCGGCAACGAG gtGTGCATTGACAGATGTTTAGAGCGGGGCAAGAGCAGCGGACGCACTGACGATAACAGAGAATGTTTAGAGAAAAG GATCGAGACATATCTCCAATCCACACGTCCTATTATAAAGCAGTATGAGCAGCAGGGGAAGGTACACACCGTGGATGCCTCACGCTCGGTCGATGAG GTGTTTGCAGATGTAAAGAAAATCTTCGATAAAGAAGGTTAA
- the bcl6ab gene encoding BCL6A transcription repressor b: MSSAADGCITFTRHAGDVLFNFNRLRSRNILTDVTILVGGQQFRAHKTVLMACSGLFYSMFAETHKNDLSLISLDPNADPNGFDILLEFMYTSCLTLKENFIIATLNTATYLQMDHVMDTCQRFMESRALCVKQTRADLPRCVTPEAPFLPSNALNMSSSVTMSPYGPPSLHYAVSTSTESPTRFYRHLPVPLETFSTTNPLWQIPKSGVIARQQHSMLDNGVTVKTAGGATESRKERNRPSVLFHSARGEGDRRRASGINSGMENIELSHTSGPQSPLRSDCQPNSPAESSSCIRGAVSPQNSVSDPVKVRNWKKYKFIVLNSTDGMTGHGSQTPSHIVTEGTNKTSEDATRSQCNISCRSTDECTQKEERGSPSTLTEERATKLENGRLFCNECDSKSESDSEKPQWLQDGKPYKCDRCQAMFRYKGNLASHKSVHTGEKPYRCNVCGAQFNRPANLKTHSRIHSGEKPYKCETCSSRFVQVAHLRAHVLIHTGEKPYPCDVCGTRFRHLQTLKSHLRIHTGEKPYHCENCDLHFRHKSQLRLHLRQKHGAITNTKVQYRRTRADLPPSSS; this comes from the exons ATGTCAAGTGCAGCAGACGGCTGCATCACATTCACTCGCCATGCGGGTGATGTGCTGTTCAACTTCAACCGCCTGCGCAGCAGAAACATCCTGACCGATGTCACCATTTTGGTCGGTGGGCAACAGTTTAGGGCACACAAGACGGTTCTGATGGCATGCAG cgGCCTCTTTTATTCAATGTTTGCAGAGACTCATAAAAACGATCTAAGCTTGATAAGTTTAGATCCCAATGCGGACCCCAATGGCTTCGACATACTGCTGGAGTTTATGTACACGTCTTGCCTCACCCTTAAAGAAAACTTCATTATAGCCACCCTCAACACAGCCACATACCTGCAGATGGACCATGTGATGGACACATGCCAGAGGTTCATGGAGTCTAG GGCCTTGTGTGTTAAGCAGACCAGAGCGGATTTGCCACGCTGTGTAACTCCAGAAGCTCCATTTCTCCCAAGCAACGCCCTGAACATGTCTTCAAGTGTGACCATGAGCCCTTACGGTCCTCCAAGCCTGCATTACGCAGTCAGCACTTCAACCGAAAGCCCTACTCGCTTCTATAGACATCTTCCTGTCCCCCTTGAGACCTTCAGTACTACAAACCCCCTTTGGCAGATACCGAAGAGTGGCGTAATAGCCCGTCAACAGCACTCCATGCTGGACAATGGAGTCACAGTCAAGACTGCTGGCGGAGCCACGGAGTCCAGAAAAGAGCGGAATCGTCCATCAGTGCTTTTCCATTCAGCTCGGGGTGAGGGAGACAGGAGGAGAGCTTCTGGCATAAATTCAGGGATGGAGAACATTGAACTGTCACACACCAGTGGTCCTCAGAGCCCTCTTAGATCAGACTGCCAACCAAACTCTCCGGCAGAGTCCAGCAGCTGTATTCGAGGGGCAGTTTCTCCTCAGAACTCTGTCAGTGACCCCGTAAAGGTCCGCAACTGGAAGAAGTACAAGTTCATTGTACTTAACTCCACAGATGGAATGACTGGTCATGGCTCGCAAACTCCATCTCATATAGTAACAGAGGGTACCAATAAGACCAGTGAAGATGCAACCAGAAGTCAGTGCAATATCAGCTGCAG GTCTACAGATGAATGCACTCAAAAAGAGGAACGTGGATCTCCAAGTACATTGACAGAAGAGAGGGCTACAAAATTAG AAAATGGCAGACTCTTCTGTAATGAATGTGATTCTAAAAGCGAATCTGATTCAGAGAAGCCTCAGTGGCTACAGGACGGCAAACCATACAAATGTGACCGCTGCCAGGCCATGTTTCGTTATAAAGGAAACCTGGCTAGCCACAAGTCTGTCCATACag GGGAGAAACCATACCGTTGCAATGTGTGTGGAGCTCAGTTCAACAGACCTGCAAATCTTAAGACCCACTCACGTATACACTCAGGAGAAAAACCATACAAATGCGAAACCTGCAGCTCTCGCTTCGTCCAG gTGGCTCATCTGAGGGCTCACGTACTGAtccacactggagaaaagccgtACCCATGTGATGTCTGTGGCACACGCTTCCGCCACCTTCAGACGCTCAAGAGTCATTTACGAATACACAcgggagagaaaccttatcat tgTGAGAATTGTGACCTGCACTTCCGTCACAAGAGTCAGCTGCGATTGCATCTGCGGCAGAAACATGGAGCCATCACAAATACCAAAGTCCAGTACCGCAGAACCAGAGCAGACCTGCCGCCCAGCTCCTCCTAA